From the genome of Ziziphus jujuba cultivar Dongzao chromosome 4, ASM3175591v1:
CCGCCCAGTAGAAAGACGTGATGTACGGCAGACTCCAGACCACTTCAAGAGTGTCAGACCACACTTGAACAGGATCAGACCACAAACGTAAAGCAAATGCAAGTATCAACAGTACTAAAAACTTGTCAACTATGGATTGAACTTTACGCTGGAAGGCCCAATCAGGACCAGAAGCCAATATGTCGTCAATTTGAGGCAAATTCAGtgcttgatcaactttaataacATTAGGACGAACTCTGATATCAGAAGCAAATCTACTAATACAGTGTAAGCCAAAAAATCTACCCAAAATACCACAAAAAACAGTATCAGGAATGAGTTGCTGTTGATAAACTGCAGCAGTAATAGCCAAGAAAAATGCTGTCTGCAAAAACCTACGGCTGAAATCAATGTTATCTATCACTAGCAACCctgttttgcaatatattgcaaagtcTTCACTGTTGTTTATGTAACTGTAGTAGTCAGCCGAGCCATTACTGAGGAGGAAAGACGCACGGTTTTGGACAACTTCAGGCGTATCGGAAGAGGCAAGGGTACAGGTACCGTTCAATAATTTGGCGAGGAAAAGAGCCGCATTAAGACTATAttcaaagagatggagataTCCACCAGTAAGAAAACAATCAATGCAGGAATAGACCACAGCATGAAAACTTGATTGATTACCGCATTTTGGACATGTACTATCTGACCATGCCCCTTCAGTGAAGTGGATCACCTTTTCATCACTGATATATATCCCTGGGGTCACAGCATGCAAATAAGTAAGTATCATGTTTGGTGAATTTATAACATGATTTATATACCATAACAACATATAGATTCTCATTGTATGGAAAAGAAATAACAAGAATGTTATGTGAAGCACAAAAGGACTGTCAGGCATTCGAAAGAAATGGCGAAGAATATGACAATCACCGTGGTGTTTTGTATTGGCATCCCTCCATGTGTAGATGTGATCCCCTGGCTTTAACTGCTCCCTCTGGATTTCGTTCGGAAGAACCCTCTGGATATTGTTCCACAGCTCTGCTCTCATCTTAAACTTGGAATTCTCTTCTGCTCTGCAAATATTGTGTTTTAAGAAATGGGAGTTTCAATTCAAACCCAAGAGATATTCGAAACCAACAATGAACTAGTGGAAGAGATGGAGAGGAGAGGCAAATGAATTGGGGAATCGCTTCCTACAGGGTCTGGTTTAAGGGGTAGTTGACTAAATCATACTGGCTTTGGACTGTAATGGAGAAGGGATAGGCTGACAGAAGGATTAGTTCATTCCCCTATTCTTAAACGATTTTGTTTAAGCTCCGTTTTACAGCCTTAGTAGACCCTGCAAACAAGACAATTTGTCCACCCGGGAGGATATTGGGTACTCGCCCTTCCGAAGCTTAAGTCAGTAATAGACGAGAAAAAAGATCATTGGAGTTACGCGAAGATGGCCTACCTAACTAATGGGGATTGAATCTCCTTTTATTCTGCAATGGTGATAGTGACAATTCATGCAAATTCTTTTGAGGACGGCATGGAGAGAGGCATGGCCGGCTTAACCTCGTTTAAGGCCTCAGGCGTAAAGAAAAAGATGCCTTTTAACTAgctctttaatttttctttgtttgcttCTTTTAGACAATGTAATgattgagactttttttttctttttttgaaagaaaagatTATCAATTCCATTACTTCAAAACAGAGTTGCATACATCAGACAACAAAGCCGGAGACAGCCATTGTGGCCCAATCTCAAGCCAAGTTTCATAAGAATCAAAACCCACAGCATATTGTGCTAACTGATGAGCCACTTTGCTGGCTCCGCTAACCACAAAATTACAATGTAATGATTAAGACTAAAA
Proteins encoded in this window:
- the LOC125421989 gene encoding protein LEAD-SENSITIVE 1-like, producing MRAELWNNIQRVLPNEIQREQLKPGDHIYTWRDANTKHHGIYISDEKVIHFTEGAWSDSTCPKCGNQSSFHAVVYSCIDCFLTGGYLHLFEYSLNAALFLAKLLNGTCTLASSDTPEVVQNRASFLLSNGSADYYSYINNSEDFAIYCKTGLLVIDNIDFSRRFLQTAFFLAITAAVYQQQLIPDTVFCGILGRFFGLHCISRFASDIRVRPNVIKVDQALNLPQIDDILASGPDWAFQRKVQSIVDKFLVLLILAFALRLWSDPVQVWSDTLEVVWSLPYITSFYWAVLQKRLLSNKIQKEQLKPGDHIYTWKRAYTYAHHGGPFLLLHLLLFFF